The region AGAGTAAATATGATTATTCATCCGACAGTGAATGAGCTTGTGCCCATGGTTATTGAAAACACGCACCGCGGAGAACGTGCGTACGATATTTATTCGCGTCTCTTAAAAGACCGCATCGTTTTTATTGGTTCCCAAGTACACGACCAGATGGCTAATCTGTTGATTGCGCAACTGCTCTTTTTAGAATCGGATGATCCTGAAAAAGATATTTATATCTATATTAATTCACCCGGAGGTTCTATCACAGCCGGCCTCGCTATCTATGACACAATGCAGTATATTAAGCCTGATGTGGCCACCTTTTGTATGGGGCAGGCAGCTTCTATGGGGGCTCTTCTTTTAGCCGCCGGGGCTCCCGGCAAGCGTTTTGCCCTTCCGCATTCGCGTATCATGATTCATCAGCCTTCGGGAGGCTCTCAGGGTCAGGCTACCGATA is a window of bacterium DNA encoding:
- the clpP gene encoding ATP-dependent Clp endopeptidase proteolytic subunit ClpP, which produces MIIHPTVNELVPMVIENTHRGERAYDIYSRLLKDRIVFIGSQVHDQMANLLIAQLLFLESDDPEKDIYIYINSPGGSITAGLAIYDTMQYIKPDVATFCMGQAASMGALLLAAGAPGKRFALPHSRIMIHQPSGGSQGQATDIEIQAREILRLREEVNQILVRHTKQTVKRIEQDTERDYFMSGPEAKEYGIIDEVVQYRTGKEKDKKTK